The following proteins are encoded in a genomic region of Portunus trituberculatus isolate SZX2019 chromosome 13, ASM1759143v1, whole genome shotgun sequence:
- the LOC123503103 gene encoding ras-related protein Ral-a-like isoform X2 translates to MSGPRITIQDTEQRGISCSYSRDGRTPGVYYPSDPCVPPPPRSSRKEAWRGLVTALRHPVSRARSCLARLASRVAPPATAATKNNAMSGAKKNPPAPALHKVIMVGSGGVGKSALTLQFMYDEFVEDYEPTKADSYRKKVVLDGEEVQIDILDTAGQEDYAAIRDNYFRSGEGFLCVFSITEDDSFQATQEFREQILRVKNDEHIPFLLVGNKADLTERRKVSEDEAKMRANQWGVPYVETSAKTRANVDKAFYDLTRLISGSKQQPVSPPVPDDKTIRCCCIS, encoded by the exons TGGGCCACGCATCACCATCCAGGACACAGAGCAGAGGGGCATCAGCTGCAGCTACAGCAGAGACGGACGAACCCCAGGCGTGTACTACCCATCTGACCCCTGCGTGCCGCCGCCACCGCGCTCCTCACGTAAGGAAGCTTGGAGAGGCCTCGTCACTGCCCTCCGCCATCCAGTGTCCCGCGCCAGAAGCTGTCTGGCCCGCCTTGCCTCTCGCGTCGCTCCccctgccaccgccgccacgaAGAACAACGCCATGTCCGGTGCCAAGAAGAACCCGCCAGCCCCGGCCCTGCACAAGGTCATCATGGTGGGCTCAGGTGGTGTAGGGAAGTCAGCTCTCACACTGCAGTTTATGTACGATGAG TTTGTGGAGGACTATGAGCCGACCAAGGCAGACAGTTACCGCAAGAAGGTGGTGTTGGACGGGGAGGAGGTGCAGATAGACATCCTAGACACTGCCGGCCAGGAGGACTACGCCGCCATCAGGGACAACTACTTCAG GTCAGGTGAAggcttcctgtgtgtgttctCCATCACTGAAGACGACTCCTTCCAGGCGACACAGGAGTTCAG GGAACAAATATTGCGTGTGAAAAATGACGAGCACATACCCTTCCTGCTGGTTGGGAACAAGGCAGACTTGACAGAGCGCAGGAAAGTGTCAGAGGACGAGGCCAAGATGAGAGCCAACCAGTGGGGGGTACCGTATGTGGAGACCTCAGCTAAAACTCGCGCCAACGTGGACAAG GCTTTCTACGACCTGACACGCCTGATTTCCGGCAGTAAGCAGCAGCCCGTGAGTCCCCCCGTGCCAGACGACAAAACCATCAGGTGTTGCTGCATCTCCTAg
- the LOC123503103 gene encoding ras-related protein Ral-a-like isoform X1: MSGPRITIQDTEQRGISCSYSRDGRTPGVYYPSDPCVPPPPRSSRKEAWRGLVTALRHPVSRARSCLARLASRVAPPATAATKNNAMSGAKKNPPAPALHKVIMVGSGGVGKSALTLQFMYDEFVEDYEPTKADSYRKKVVLDGEEVQIDILDTAGQEDYAAIRDNYFRSGEGFLCVFSITEDDSFQATQEFREQILRVKNDEHIPFLLVGNKADLTERRKVSEDEAKMRANQWGVPYVETSAKTRANVDKVFFDLMREIRSRKLEDNKNTNGKGKDPGKRKKPKCCIL; the protein is encoded by the exons TGGGCCACGCATCACCATCCAGGACACAGAGCAGAGGGGCATCAGCTGCAGCTACAGCAGAGACGGACGAACCCCAGGCGTGTACTACCCATCTGACCCCTGCGTGCCGCCGCCACCGCGCTCCTCACGTAAGGAAGCTTGGAGAGGCCTCGTCACTGCCCTCCGCCATCCAGTGTCCCGCGCCAGAAGCTGTCTGGCCCGCCTTGCCTCTCGCGTCGCTCCccctgccaccgccgccacgaAGAACAACGCCATGTCCGGTGCCAAGAAGAACCCGCCAGCCCCGGCCCTGCACAAGGTCATCATGGTGGGCTCAGGTGGTGTAGGGAAGTCAGCTCTCACACTGCAGTTTATGTACGATGAG TTTGTGGAGGACTATGAGCCGACCAAGGCAGACAGTTACCGCAAGAAGGTGGTGTTGGACGGGGAGGAGGTGCAGATAGACATCCTAGACACTGCCGGCCAGGAGGACTACGCCGCCATCAGGGACAACTACTTCAG GTCAGGTGAAggcttcctgtgtgtgttctCCATCACTGAAGACGACTCCTTCCAGGCGACACAGGAGTTCAG GGAACAAATATTGCGTGTGAAAAATGACGAGCACATACCCTTCCTGCTGGTTGGGAACAAGGCAGACTTGACAGAGCGCAGGAAAGTGTCAGAGGACGAGGCCAAGATGAGAGCCAACCAGTGGGGGGTACCGTATGTGGAGACCTCAGCTAAAACTCGCGCCAACGTGGACAAG gttttcTTTGATTTGATGCGTGAGATTCGTTCTCGCAAATTGGAAGATAATAAGAACACCAATGGCAAGGGTAAAGATCCTGGCAAGAGGAAAAAGCCCAAATGCTGCATTCTCTAG